The genomic interval GAGTTGGGCTCAACGTTATAAGGGATATCAGCGGCACCCAGGGTGTCCATGACCTGCTTGGTGTCCATGCCCGACAGGCTGCCGTACAGCGGACGGTAATCGGGTTGTTGCGACCACAGCACCACGGCAAAGCCGATCGCCACGCTGGCCGCCAGGCCGACCATGAGGCCGACCTGGCGCAGCATGGGCATCTGCGCGATGTTTTCCAGGAACGACATACCTGGCAGCGGGCGCTTGGCCGCTGCCGAGCCAGTCTTGGCGGGGGCGTTGTCGACGACTGCTTCAGCCATGGTTTACGTCCGTCCTCAAACCGGCATCTGCATGATGTCCTGATACGCCTGGACCAGCTTGTTGCGTACCTGGGTCATGGCCTGCATCGACACGCTGGCCTTTTGCGAAGCGATCATCACGTCAGTCAGGTCGACGCCGCTCTTGCCGATCTCGAAGGCATTGGCCAGTTGGGTCGATGCCTGCTGCGTCTCATGCACCTTGCCGATGGCCTGGCCAAGCATGTCGGCAAAGGTACTCTGCCCCGGTGCCAGCTCGGGGGCTGCGGTGACCTTAGGCAGCGACATGGCATCGGCCTGCATGGCCCGCATGTCCAGCATCAGACGATTGAATTCAACACCTTGGCTCATGACCCTTCTCTCTCCTGCGGCCGCATTTTTTTGACACTCATGCGGCGAATAGCCTACGTAAAGCAACAAAGGTGCCAGCCTTGGCAATCACCTTCACGGGTTGGCGCGGCCCTGTGGGAGCGGGCGAGCCCGCGAACACCGGCGCAGCCGGTGCCAGCCACCGCGTGGGGTCTTCGCGGGCATGCCCGCTCCCACAGGGTGGTATCCATTCACAGCGGGGCGCAGTGTCAGCCGAACAGGCTGGCCTCGACGTCGAACCCGGCATCGCGCATCTGCGCCAGCTTGTAGCGCAAGGTGCGTGGGCTGATGCCCAGCCGTTCGGCCGCCTCTTTGCGCCGACCGCGCTCGGCGCGCAGGGTGTCGATGATCATCTGGTACTCATGGCGACGCATGTCATCGCCCAGCCCGCTGGCCTCGACTGACACTGCAGGTGATGGCTCTGTGCCAGCTGACAATGGAATGGCGCCTGCCAGACAGAAATCCGCCGCCTCGATCACCCCGCCCTGCTGCAGGATCAGCGCCCGCTGAAGCGCGTTGTCGAGTTCGCGCACGTTGCCCGGCCAGGCATAGGCCTGCAGGCAAGCCCGGGCCTGCGGCGACAGGCGCACCGGGGCGTGTTTCATCTTGGCCGCGTGGCGCGCCAGCAGGCGCTCGGCCAGTTGCAAGATATCGCCCGGGCGCTCACGCAATGGGCACCAGGCCAGGGGGAACACTGACAGGCGGTAGTACAGGTCTTCACGGAAACGCCCGGCGGCCACTTCGCCAGCAAGGTCGCGGTTGGTCGTGGCCAGCACACGGATGTCCAGGCTGATCGGCTTGCGCCCGCCGACCCGCTCCACCTCGCGCTCCTGCAACACGCGCAGCAGCTTGGCCTGCAAGGCCATTGGCATTTCCGAAATTTCGTCGAGCAACAAGGTGCCCCCTTCGGCCTGCTCGAACTTGCCGGCCTGGGCAGCGATAGCACCGGTGAAGGCACCCTTTTCATGGCCAAACAAGGTGGCTTCGAGCATGTTGTCGGGGATGGCCGCGCAGTTGATTGCCACGAAGGGCTGCGCTGCCCGCTGCGATTGCTGGTGGATGTAACGTGCAAGCACTTCCTTGCCGGTGCCGGATTCCCCGGAAATCAGCACAGTCGAATCACTGCGCGCCACGCGCGCGGCCAGCTCCAGCAACTGGCGGCTGGCCGGCTCGCAGGCCACCGGGCCTTCTTCGGCGACCACCCGCCCCGCGGCATGCCGCTCGACCAGGCTGAGCAGCGCCTTGGGCTCGAACGGCTTGACCAGATAGTCGGCAGCCCCCTGGCGCATGGCCTCGACGGCACGCTCGACGGCGGCGTGCGCCGTCATCAACAGCACCGGCAACTGGGGCTGCTGACGGCGCAACTGGCTCAGCAACTGGTGCCCGTCCATACCGGGCATGTTCACATCGCTGACCACCAGGCTGAAAGCATCATCCAGCACCGCCTCCAGCGCTTCCTCAGCGCTGCCCACCGCCTGGTAGGCGAAACCGCCGATTTCCAGGGTATCGCCCAGCGCCTGGCGCAATACGCGGTCGTCCTCGACCAGCAGCACCTTGATTGCCATTACACCCCCTCCGCCAATTGCCCGTCGATCAACGGCAGCTCTACCCGCACGCAGGTGCCACGGCCCACTTTCGAGCGCAGATGCAAACGGCCCTGATGGGCACGCACCACGGCCTGGACCACCGCCAGGCCAAGGCCGGTGCCAGTGGCTTTGGTAGTCAGGAACGGCTCACCCAGACGCGCCAACAACCCGGCGTCGATACCACTGCCCGCATCACTTACGCACATCTGCAAGGTGCGCTCGCGGCGGAACAGGTGCACCTTCAACCGCGCCGGGCTGTCGCTGGCCTGCAGGGCATTCTCGATCAGGTTGAGCAAGGCACCGACCAAGGTATCGCGATTGCACAGCAGCTCACCCAGATGGCTGTCGCACTGCCAGCGCACAGCGTGCCCCTGCACATGGGCCTGGGCCGCCTGCTGCAGGGCCTGGAAAAGGGCTTTTGGGGTAACCCGGTCACCCAGCGGCAACTCGCCACGGGCGAACACCAGCATGTCGCGCACCTGATGCTCCAGCTCGTGCAGGCGCTCCTTCAAGGTACCGGCGAAACGCTGGCGGGTTTCCGCGCTCAACGCTTGCTCGCTATCGGCCAGGTGGCTGGCATAGAGCATGGCTGCCGACAGCGGCGTGCGAATCTGGTGGGCCAGCGAGGCGACCATCCGCCCCAGCGATGACAGGCGCTCGTGGCGGGCCAGTTGGTCTTGCAGGCGACGGGTTTCAGTCAGGTCGTTGAGCAGCACGAGTTGGCCGGGTTCGGCATCCAGCGACCGGGTGGCGATGGACAGGCGGCGGCCATCGCGCAGCGAGATTTCATGGCCGTCGTCCTTGCGCGGCGCAAAGCTGCGGGCGATTACCTGGCGCCACAATTCGCCGATCAGCGGTTCGCCGAGCAGTTCGCAGGCAGCCGGGTTGGCTTCACGTACAAGGCCATGGCCATCGATCACGATTACCCCGCCAGGCAGCAGGTCCAGCAGGTTCTGCAGGCGGTTGGCCAGGCGTTCCTTTTCGCTGAGTTCTTCGATGCGCTGCGCACTGACCACCGCCAGCTCGCCCTTCAGCTCACTGACCCGGGCTTCGAGCAGGCTGTAGGACTGGCTGAGTTGGCTGGACACCTGGTTGAACAGGGCGAAGGCGTGCTCGATACCCTGGTGGCTGTCCTGCTCGATCGGGGCATGCCCCTGCTGATTGGGGGCTCGGGTTACGTGGGCGGCCTGGGGCATCGTGCTCTCTCGCGTGGCTGACCGTCATAAAAACGGTGTGTTGCCAGCGGTGTAGCAATAGCCGTGCCGGAGATGGGGATTTGAGTTGCCTGTGCCGGCCTCTTCGCGGGCTTGCCCGCTCCCACGGGGCCAGCATGGGTTTAAGCCCTGTACTGTACCTATGGGAGCGGGCAAGCCCGCGAAGAGGCCGGCCCAAGCCTACGGCGATGTATCAGTCCGGCAGCCAGGCCTTGCGCCAGTTCCTCAGGTTGTCACCTTCGAGCATCCAGCCGCCCAGCACTGCATCGCGCAGCGCATCACCGGCCTTGGCCGTGGCGTCCAGATCCGAGATGTGCATGCGAATGGCATCTACCCAGCCTCGGAAACGGTTTTTCACCAGTGTGACCGGCAAATCGCTGTAGCCCTGGTAGCAACGCAGGTCGCTGGCGATCACCGGGAAACCACAGGCGCCGTACTCCAGCAGGCGCAGGTTGCTCTTGCACTCGTTGAACAGGTTCTGTTCGACGGGCGCCAGGGCCAGGTCCAGGTTCATCCTGGCCAGCGTCGCGGGGTATTGCTCAATCGAGACACTCGGGTGGAACTCATGAACATAAGGCCGCAGCTTGTCCGGGCACATGCCGAAGAACACCCACTCCACCTCATTGGCCAATTCCTTGACCACGTCCGCGATCACTTCCAGGTCGCCCGTGTGGCTCGCCCCACCCGCCCAGCCGACACGCGGTTTGCGCGACTGCCGGCGCAGGGCCTTGAGGTCTTTCCAGTAGCGGGTGTCCAGCGTGTTGTGCACCACCCGGATATCGCCATGCAGGCCTGCGAAGGCCTCGGCCAGCGGCTGGGTGGAGACGACAAAGCGGTCCACATAGGCCAGGCCGCGACGCAGAGAGCGCAGAATGTCCTTGGGCATGTGCGCCCTGTGCACGCTCTTGAGTGGCAGGTTGGGCAGATAGTCGTCCAGCTCGAAGACCTTGAAGGCCCGCGAAAATGCGTGCATCCGGCGCATGTGCTCAATCTGCTCGTCGCCCACCTGGCGCTGCAGGATGATGCTGTCCGGCTGATAGCGCTCAAGCTCCGCTGGCGCCAGATAATTCCACGCCACCACCCCCTCGGCCAGCCCCTCGCGGTTGAGCGTATCCAGCGGCTGAATGACCCGGTAGTTGCCACACCCCCCTCTGTCCGCCGCATGGGCAAGGACAGTCGGCAGCGGTTTCCAGGACGACAACGGTCGCCAGCTCAGACCGGAGGGCGCCAGGCCGAGGCCATTGTTGGAAGACAGCGAGAAATTCGGGTTGTGGAGCGGGTCGCGTGCCAATACAGGCAGCCAGCGGTCATACAACGCATCTTCTTCTGCGGCGGTGGCCGGCGTTACAGCATCCTCACTGAGCAGCAACTGCACACGCGGCGTCCACACGTTCAGGTAGCCGCCACGGTGCAGGCG from Pseudomonas fortuita carries:
- the fliE gene encoding flagellar hook-basal body complex protein FliE; the protein is MSQGVEFNRLMLDMRAMQADAMSLPKVTAAPELAPGQSTFADMLGQAIGKVHETQQASTQLANAFEIGKSGVDLTDVMIASQKASVSMQAMTQVRNKLVQAYQDIMQMPV
- a CDS encoding sigma-54-dependent transcriptional regulator; the encoded protein is MAIKVLLVEDDRVLRQALGDTLEIGGFAYQAVGSAEEALEAVLDDAFSLVVSDVNMPGMDGHQLLSQLRRQQPQLPVLLMTAHAAVERAVEAMRQGAADYLVKPFEPKALLSLVERHAAGRVVAEEGPVACEPASRQLLELAARVARSDSTVLISGESGTGKEVLARYIHQQSQRAAQPFVAINCAAIPDNMLEATLFGHEKGAFTGAIAAQAGKFEQAEGGTLLLDEISEMPMALQAKLLRVLQEREVERVGGRKPISLDIRVLATTNRDLAGEVAAGRFREDLYYRLSVFPLAWCPLRERPGDILQLAERLLARHAAKMKHAPVRLSPQARACLQAYAWPGNVRELDNALQRALILQQGGVIEAADFCLAGAIPLSAGTEPSPAVSVEASGLGDDMRRHEYQMIIDTLRAERGRRKEAAERLGISPRTLRYKLAQMRDAGFDVEASLFG
- a CDS encoding sensor histidine kinase, translated to MPQAAHVTRAPNQQGHAPIEQDSHQGIEHAFALFNQVSSQLSQSYSLLEARVSELKGELAVVSAQRIEELSEKERLANRLQNLLDLLPGGVIVIDGHGLVREANPAACELLGEPLIGELWRQVIARSFAPRKDDGHEISLRDGRRLSIATRSLDAEPGQLVLLNDLTETRRLQDQLARHERLSSLGRMVASLAHQIRTPLSAAMLYASHLADSEQALSAETRQRFAGTLKERLHELEHQVRDMLVFARGELPLGDRVTPKALFQALQQAAQAHVQGHAVRWQCDSHLGELLCNRDTLVGALLNLIENALQASDSPARLKVHLFRRERTLQMCVSDAGSGIDAGLLARLGEPFLTTKATGTGLGLAVVQAVVRAHQGRLHLRSKVGRGTCVRVELPLIDGQLAEGV